Proteins found in one Odocoileus virginianus isolate 20LAN1187 ecotype Illinois chromosome 10, Ovbor_1.2, whole genome shotgun sequence genomic segment:
- the KCNE3 gene encoding potassium voltage-gated channel subfamily E member 3 yields the protein METINGTETWYESLHAVLKALNATLHSNLLCRPGPDNLTEEKRASPPGRNDNSYMYILFVMFLFAATVGSLILGYTRSRKVDKRSDPYHVYIKNRVSML from the coding sequence ATGGAGACCATCAATGGGACTGAGACCTGGTATGAGAGCCTGCACGCTGTGCTGAAGGCTTTAAATGCCACTCTTCACAGCAACTTGCTCTGCCGGCCAGGGCCAGACAACCTGACTGAGGAGAAGCGGGCCAGCCCGCCTGGCCGCAATGATAACTCCTACATGTACATCCTCTTCGTCATGTTCCTCTTTGCTGCCACTGTGGGCAGTCTCATCCTCGGATACACCCGCTCCCGCAAAGTGGACAAGCGCAGTGACCCCTATCACGTGTACATCAAGAACCGTGTGTCTATGCTCTGA